A single Thermodesulfatator atlanticus DSM 21156 DNA region contains:
- the recG gene encoding ATP-dependent DNA helicase RecG: protein MSGKDVEERLGPLLRPLRFVSRKDFANLNRVKQLEKTLKEAYLEIKEVFPEELASEIEKLIEGLDALSSTQKKERVQKLIAVLESAKTHSSPPELPDFEDVNLSIETYRSYRKELSKSVQYLKGVGPKLAKKFAQREIKTVEDLLFFLPKSYEDRRRLRQIGSLRVGEHAVVEGEVVLSGTVKFRRRKVFEIVISDGTGLLAAKWFHFNERRQRETFPPGRKVILAGEVSSFSGRKEIVHPEVDFPEDEKIGLHVGRLLPIYPSVEGVSQKLIRKVVANAVEEYAGKAISTIPAKILKKRGLLPLPLALRGIHFPEPHDDPAALCEKRSVYHKSLAFDEFFYLELALALRKSKIARAPGISFDTKSLRVEKFLKNLPFELTGAQKRVFAEIKRDMARLYPMNRLLQGDVGCGKTVVAFLAALIAIENGYQVALMAPTEILAEQHFLGFKKYAGLIGVEIALLTGGKTPREKKLVQQGLAEGHINFVVGTHALFQETVSFKKLGLVIVDEQHRFGVLQRAALREKAEGVEPDTLVMTATPIPRTLAMTVYGDLDVSIIDELPAGRVPIETLLFTEKNSQKAYEIVRKELAKGHQAYVVFPLVEESEKMDLLAATTMADYLQKEVFPGYQVGLLHGKMKPAEKEKAMADFKEGRVQILVSTTVIEVGVDVPQATVMVIEHAERFGLSQLHQLRGRVGRSSRKSYCLLVARSLKPGSEAFRRLKILCETTDGFRIAEEDMKIRGPGELLGTRQSGYFSLRQADVIRDYDMLHAAREEAFALIEEDPTLKNYPLLKEILLERWQERLKLSEVA, encoded by the coding sequence ATGTCTGGCAAAGATGTCGAGGAAAGACTGGGGCCGCTTCTTCGGCCCCTTCGTTTTGTTAGCCGCAAGGATTTTGCCAATCTAAACCGGGTAAAACAACTAGAAAAAACCTTAAAAGAAGCCTATCTTGAAATCAAAGAAGTCTTCCCTGAAGAGCTTGCCAGCGAGATAGAAAAGCTTATTGAGGGGCTAGATGCCCTTAGCTCCACCCAAAAAAAAGAACGCGTTCAAAAACTCATTGCTGTTCTTGAAAGCGCAAAGACGCACTCTTCGCCTCCAGAACTTCCCGACTTTGAAGATGTTAACCTCTCTATAGAAACTTACCGTTCCTATCGCAAGGAACTCAGCAAGTCCGTCCAGTATTTAAAAGGCGTGGGGCCTAAGCTTGCTAAAAAATTTGCCCAGCGTGAGATCAAAACCGTAGAAGATCTTCTTTTTTTTCTGCCAAAATCCTATGAAGATCGTCGTAGGCTGCGCCAAATAGGTTCTTTGCGTGTTGGGGAACATGCGGTGGTAGAGGGCGAAGTCGTTCTTTCTGGAACAGTCAAATTCAGGCGCCGCAAAGTTTTTGAAATAGTTATTTCAGACGGCACGGGCCTTCTTGCGGCCAAGTGGTTTCATTTTAACGAAAGAAGACAAAGAGAAACCTTTCCTCCTGGGCGTAAAGTGATTCTTGCAGGAGAGGTTTCTTCTTTTTCTGGACGTAAGGAAATAGTTCACCCTGAAGTTGACTTTCCAGAGGACGAAAAGATTGGCCTTCACGTGGGAAGGCTTCTTCCGATTTATCCGTCAGTAGAAGGGGTTTCTCAAAAGCTCATTAGAAAAGTTGTGGCCAATGCTGTGGAAGAATACGCTGGCAAGGCGATAAGTACTATCCCTGCTAAAATACTTAAAAAAAGGGGGCTTCTTCCCCTTCCTTTGGCCTTGCGGGGAATCCATTTCCCAGAGCCTCATGATGATCCTGCGGCATTGTGCGAAAAAAGAAGCGTTTATCATAAAAGCCTTGCTTTTGACGAGTTTTTTTATCTGGAGCTAGCCCTTGCCCTTCGCAAGTCAAAGATTGCACGTGCCCCTGGTATTTCTTTTGACACAAAGTCCTTGCGGGTGGAAAAGTTTTTGAAGAATTTGCCTTTTGAACTCACAGGCGCCCAAAAGCGCGTTTTCGCAGAGATAAAGCGCGATATGGCAAGACTTTACCCCATGAACAGACTTCTTCAGGGAGACGTTGGCTGTGGCAAGACCGTGGTGGCTTTTTTGGCAGCGCTCATTGCCATTGAAAATGGCTACCAGGTGGCCCTTATGGCGCCTACAGAGATACTGGCAGAACAGCACTTTTTGGGATTTAAGAAATACGCTGGCCTGATAGGCGTAGAGATAGCGCTTCTTACCGGCGGAAAAACCCCCCGGGAAAAAAAACTTGTTCAGCAAGGCTTAGCAGAAGGCCATATCAATTTCGTTGTGGGGACCCACGCCTTGTTCCAGGAGACCGTTTCTTTCAAAAAACTTGGCCTGGTAATTGTTGATGAGCAGCATCGTTTCGGGGTGCTTCAACGTGCGGCGCTTCGGGAAAAAGCCGAAGGTGTTGAGCCAGATACCCTGGTGATGACCGCAACTCCCATTCCACGCACCCTGGCCATGACGGTCTATGGAGATCTTGATGTTTCCATCATTGATGAACTCCCCGCCGGCAGAGTCCCCATTGAAACGCTTCTTTTCACAGAAAAAAACAGCCAGAAGGCTTACGAAATCGTGCGCAAGGAGCTTGCCAAAGGGCATCAGGCATATGTGGTTTTCCCGCTGGTTGAAGAATCAGAAAAAATGGACCTTTTAGCCGCCACCACCATGGCCGATTATTTGCAAAAAGAAGTCTTCCCAGGGTATCAAGTAGGGCTTTTGCACGGGAAGATGAAACCTGCGGAAAAAGAAAAGGCCATGGCGGATTTTAAAGAGGGTAGGGTGCAGATCCTTGTCTCAACCACGGTGATTGAAGTGGGGGTAGATGTGCCTCAAGCTACGGTTATGGTCATTGAGCATGCAGAACGTTTTGGTCTTTCTCAGCTCCACCAGTTACGTGGCCGGGTGGGGCGAAGCTCACGTAAGTCTTATTGTCTTTTGGTGGCCCGTAGCCTTAAGCCAGGAAGTGAAGCCTTTCGCAGGCTGAAAATCCTTTGTGAGACTACCGATGGTTTTCGCATTGCCGAAGAAGACATGAAGATCCGCGGGCCAGGGGAACTCCTCGGCACCAGGCAGTCTGGTTATTTTAGCTTGAGACAAGCAGATGTAATAAGGGACTACGATATGCTTCACGCCGCGCGTGAAGAAGCCTTTGCCCTTATTGAGGAAGACCCAACTTTAAAAAATTATCCCCTTCTTAAAGAAATCTTGTTAGAAAGATGGCAGGAAAGACTCAAACTTTCAGAAGTTGCTTAG
- a CDS encoding LysR family transcriptional regulator yields the protein MALTLRQLEIFLAVAETGHVTTAAKKIYLTQSAVSMAISEMENILNGPLFDRQGKKLVLNDRGRFLLPHAREILNKVRNLELLLSEPEDKIVGTLHVGASSTIGNYVMPFIVSAFIEKYPDAEIKLIVGNTRQIEERIEEGELDIGFVGGSVQSDRIQVKPWLEDRLRIIAGTKHPLAKKEKVTLKDLEEARWIIREEGSGIAEIFENVIVKKLPKLNVFLRLGHTEAIKKAVEAGLGITCLSVLTVCREVQQGWIKVLDVPELEINHRLSMIMRKDKLKTRLLSEFMNFCEVVNECCQAHQTCFTSPNQLFELLTQPEEASVAQ from the coding sequence ATGGCATTAACACTGCGCCAGTTAGAAATTTTTTTGGCGGTTGCAGAGACCGGCCATGTTACTACGGCTGCCAAAAAGATATATCTTACCCAATCCGCGGTGAGTATGGCGATTTCTGAGATGGAAAATATCTTGAACGGACCATTGTTTGATAGACAGGGGAAAAAGCTGGTTTTGAATGATCGCGGTCGGTTTCTCCTGCCCCATGCTAGAGAAATACTTAACAAAGTTCGCAATCTCGAGTTACTTCTTTCTGAGCCTGAAGACAAAATCGTCGGCACCTTACACGTCGGGGCCAGCTCAACCATCGGCAATTACGTAATGCCTTTCATTGTAAGCGCTTTTATTGAAAAGTATCCCGATGCCGAAATAAAGCTTATCGTAGGTAATACCCGTCAGATTGAAGAAAGAATAGAAGAAGGCGAGCTTGACATCGGTTTTGTAGGTGGTTCGGTACAAAGTGACAGAATCCAGGTTAAACCCTGGCTTGAGGATAGGCTTCGCATTATTGCCGGTACCAAGCATCCTCTTGCCAAGAAGGAAAAAGTGACTCTTAAAGACCTTGAAGAGGCCCGCTGGATAATACGCGAAGAAGGTTCTGGTATCGCAGAAATCTTTGAAAACGTCATCGTAAAAAAACTTCCCAAGTTAAATGTTTTTCTGCGCCTTGGTCATACCGAAGCCATTAAAAAAGCCGTGGAAGCAGGCCTAGGGATAACCTGTCTTTCGGTGCTTACGGTTTGCCGTGAGGTACAGCAAGGCTGGATTAAAGTGCTTGATGTTCCAGAGCTTGAAATCAATCATCGTCTTTCCATGATAATGCGTAAAGATAAACTTAAAACAAGGCTTCTTTCAGAGTTCATGAATTTCTGCGAGGTAGTTAACGAATGTTGCCAGGCCCATCAAACCTGTTTTACTTCTCCGAATCAGCTTTTTGAGTTACTAACCCAGCCTGAGGAAGCAAGCGTGGCACAATAA
- the aspS gene encoding aspartate--tRNA ligase: METLDLLGQWKRTHHCNELRAEHVGQEVTLMGWVLRRRDHGGVIFIDLRDREGITQVVFEPEINPETHAHAHKLRAEYCIAIKGRVRRRPEGMENPKLPTGEIEVEAKELRILNASKTPPWPLDEDVEVSEVHRLKYRYLDLRRPQMMEALRFRHQVARLARNFLDEKGFVEVETPFLTKSTPEGARDYLVPSRLYPGKFYALPQSPQLFKQILMVAGVDRYYQIVRCFRDEDLRADRQPEFTQLDLEMSFITEQDIMELLEELVRLIFRETLGIELEKPFPVLSYHEAMDKYGTDRPDLRFGLELVALTDIFRETKFKVFAQVIQKGGIIKGLCVPADFSRKELDDLTALANELGAKGLAWIKVREENELQSPIVKFFSKEEVAELLNTLKPEPGSTIFFVADQPSVVNEVLAELRVELAKRLGLIPEGVFKPCWVVDFPLVEWDEEEGRFVAMHHPFTSPKEEDLDLLEENPPAVRSRAYDLVLNGIEVGGGSIRIHRSDIQQRVFKLLKISPEEAQEKFGFLLEALEYGAPPHGGFAFGFDRLVMLMLGRKSIRDVIAFPKTQRAQCLLTGAPAPVTMTQLTELHLLPGWDLDKEKKK, encoded by the coding sequence ATGGAAACCCTTGATCTTTTGGGCCAGTGGAAAAGAACGCACCATTGCAATGAACTACGTGCGGAACACGTAGGCCAGGAAGTGACCTTAATGGGCTGGGTGCTTAGGCGCCGTGACCACGGAGGCGTTATCTTTATCGACCTTCGTGACCGTGAGGGGATAACCCAGGTTGTTTTTGAGCCAGAGATTAACCCTGAGACCCATGCCCACGCCCATAAGCTCAGGGCAGAATATTGCATCGCCATAAAAGGCCGGGTGCGTCGCCGCCCTGAAGGCATGGAAAACCCCAAGCTTCCCACCGGTGAAATCGAAGTTGAAGCCAAAGAACTTCGCATTCTTAACGCCTCAAAGACCCCACCCTGGCCCCTTGACGAAGACGTGGAAGTCTCAGAGGTCCACCGACTCAAATATCGCTACCTTGACTTAAGGCGCCCCCAGATGATGGAGGCCTTGCGTTTCAGGCATCAGGTAGCCCGCCTTGCCCGCAACTTCCTGGATGAAAAGGGCTTTGTAGAAGTAGAAACGCCCTTTCTTACCAAAAGCACCCCTGAAGGCGCCCGGGATTATCTAGTCCCAAGCAGGCTTTACCCGGGGAAATTTTACGCCCTTCCCCAGTCTCCCCAACTTTTCAAACAAATTTTGATGGTGGCAGGGGTTGACCGGTATTACCAGATCGTCCGCTGCTTTCGTGATGAGGACCTGCGGGCAGACCGCCAGCCAGAATTCACCCAGCTTGACCTTGAGATGTCTTTTATCACCGAGCAAGACATCATGGAACTCCTTGAAGAGCTGGTAAGGCTCATCTTTCGCGAAACCTTAGGCATAGAGCTTGAAAAGCCCTTTCCCGTGCTTTCTTACCACGAAGCCATGGACAAATACGGTACCGACCGCCCGGACCTGCGCTTTGGCCTTGAGCTCGTTGCCCTTACCGATATCTTTCGGGAGACCAAGTTCAAGGTCTTTGCCCAGGTAATTCAAAAGGGCGGAATCATCAAAGGGCTTTGTGTGCCTGCTGATTTTTCGCGCAAAGAGCTTGACGACCTTACGGCCCTGGCCAATGAACTAGGAGCCAAGGGCCTTGCCTGGATAAAGGTTCGCGAAGAAAACGAGCTTCAATCCCCTATTGTCAAATTTTTCAGCAAGGAAGAAGTGGCAGAGCTTCTTAACACCTTAAAACCTGAACCGGGAAGCACCATCTTCTTTGTGGCTGACCAGCCAAGTGTGGTAAACGAGGTGCTTGCCGAACTCCGTGTAGAGCTTGCTAAAAGGCTTGGTCTGATCCCGGAAGGTGTGTTCAAACCCTGCTGGGTGGTTGATTTTCCCCTGGTGGAATGGGACGAAGAAGAAGGCCGTTTTGTGGCCATGCATCATCCCTTCACCTCACCCAAGGAAGAAGACCTTGATCTGCTGGAAGAAAATCCTCCTGCCGTGCGCTCCCGGGCCTATGACCTGGTGCTAAACGGCATTGAAGTGGGCGGGGGAAGTATCCGTATCCACCGCTCAGACATCCAGCAGCGGGTGTTTAAGCTCCTTAAGATAAGCCCGGAAGAGGCCCAGGAAAAATTTGGCTTTTTACTTGAGGCTCTGGAATACGGCGCCCCACCTCATGGCGGTTTTGCCTTTGGTTTTGACCGCTTGGTCATGCTCATGCTTGGCCGCAAGAGCATAAGAGACGTGATAGCGTTTCCCAAGACCCAGCGGGCCCAGTGTCTTTTAACCGGGGCTCCTGCCCCTGTTACCATGACGCAGCTTACCGAGCTTCACTTGCTGCCCGGCTGGGATCTTGACAAAGAAAAGAAAAAATAG